From a region of the Dictyostelium discoideum AX4 chromosome 2 chromosome, whole genome shotgun sequence genome:
- the alyC gene encoding hypothetical protein, translating into MRIAFFLLILSIIVGLAYGYSCPKPCYGNMCCSTSPDHKYYLTDFCGSTSACGPKPSCSGKLYFTADSQRFGCGKHLNLCRGKKCVKAKVYDAGPAEWVEKDAGKMIIDASPTICHELTGGSSCGWSDKFEITATVTSLTDSRPLGPFNVTEEEMDQLFIDHEIAMAQCEAEKTCNGFDLE; encoded by the exons ATGAGAATTGCTTTCTTTTTACTTATTTTATCCATAATTGTTGGATTAGCTTATGGTTACAGTTGTC cAAAACCATGTTATGGTAACATGTGTTGTTCAACATCACCAGatcataaatattatttaactGATTTCTGTGGAag cacAAGTGCTTGTGGTCCAAAG ccATCTTGCAGTGGTAAACTCTATTTCACAGCTG ATAGTCAACGTTTTGGTTGTGGTAAACATTTAAATCTTTGCAGAGGAAAGAAATGTGTTAAAGCCAAGGTTTATGATGCTGGT cCAGCTGAATGGGTTGAAAAAGAtg ctGGTAAGATGATTATTGATGCATCACCAACTATTTGTCACGAACTCACTGGTGGATCATCATGTGGTTGGagtgataaatttgaaattactgCCACTGTTACTTCTCTCACTGATTCAAGACCACTCGGTCCATTCAATGTTACTGAAGAAGAAATGGATCAACTTTTCATTGACCACGAAATTGCTATGGCTCAATGTGAAGCTGAAAAGACCTGTAATGGTTTTGATCTCGAATAA
- the alyA gene encoding hypothetical protein → MRIAFFLLVLAVIIGFAYGYSCPKPCYGNMCCSTSPNNQYYLTDFCGSTSACGPVPSCSGALYFTADSQRFGCGKYLNLCRSGKCVKAQIYDAGPAMWVEQDAGMMIIDASPTICHVLTGGSSCGWSDHFLITATVTSLTDSRPLGPFNVTESEMAQLFIDHEIAMAQCEAEKTCNGFDLE, encoded by the exons ATGAGAATTGCTTTCTTTTTACTTGTTTTAGCCGTTATTATCGGATTTGCTTATGGTTACAGTTGTC caaAACCATGTTATGGTAACATGTGTTGTTCAACTTCACCAAATaaccaatattatttaacTGATTTCTGTGGaag CACAAGTGCTTGTGGTCCAGTT cCATCATGTAGTGGTGCTCTCTATTTCACAGCTG ATAGTCAACGTTTTGGTTgtggtaaatatttaaatctttgCAGAAGTGGTAAATGTGTTAAAGCCCAAATTTATGATGCTGGT cCAGCCATGTGGGTTGAACAAGATG ctGGTATGATGATTATTGATGCATCACCAACTATTTGTCACGTTCTCACTGGTGGATCATCATGTGGTTGGAGTGATCATTTCCTTATCACAGCAACTGTTACATCTCTCACTGATTCAAGACCACTCGGTCCATTCAATGTTACTGAATCAGAAATGGCTCAACTTTTCATTGATCATGAAATTGCTATGGCTCAATGTGAAGCTGAAAAGACCTGTAATGGTTTTGATCTCGAATAA
- a CDS encoding hypothetical protein (Similar to Dictyostelium discoideum (Slime mold). Hypothetical 127.0 kDa protein): MKKINYLLFIFLILFKFCEIECTTNYEFLTPNNNQYLYPSSSENTQCETNVIYILVNTDDAPMGQTTLEGQSSPPGLFTCERNYIFNDTSAVFSIKSKKIDVGNLGIPFYLTKNGILPFSFITDITFNCTLPNIESLTFIQSELKYVNSKFESLFQITGFGEIFTQVKNIKVKFGNDIPTTFTKLSQSPYYLLTIEYPDISKNIISDWVVSVYFQNNVKNIILTTNFVQGSAGLFNLNVSPKSSSKFAIYTNPSMKYFLLSQPVSAFYFLYAFSGNKLQPQPICSHGTISNSTCFMNFRNDILLFNSPKTQPNSTSYGLFIPNGNSYTSFSQGSYKSNELLLIGSSDYDDLSFFNYNTFSIHFNSNYSSISNCPSIIYLKISDGLYIIKEFEFPYGYSWGDYNNTSYRISLPSTPFFSINFNFTLETINQLHSLNQQIFSNDIYPPKILNYNIEFLLGTTVGISLTTTDYYNSTEQSTGIRMIYICKKVFSLESLISKENNIEKWFLVHDTLDCPFYSSDFSISVIDFAGNSKKIKFGDYIESNLTSNILFVYPLDIFWSVYDEMNVSFKYSNLNVTNQSFINKIIINIPKLNNFGNIIGLPFEIKYTDYRIEKGIASYNSKSKLFEGLFFVPANLKTGQVYYELKLPTSTIGLLYKSGANGNFNVTSNAFDSFGPTIKSIIKYPNESNLINSNSSTLIGFKILVEEQLNGIDDGYVIIRGSIDKSIYNFSLSISNAVIGGTPLLSEYELFIDFNSSICISQNYTISEIYLRDTQGWSTSFITTPNQPPQFQALHPFIQMNSWPEKMLEIQVLCQTIPIVYEKQSLLGFNITPKTINIFGLPSERTVTYDFIIEDSNGIKKGQDVYIYVTTTELDVIRKKATIIKISNTFHHFQCNFTFPWGFGGFNNNYSSSIYGFINNNGKFNGFSQKDIGATFTDYVTTGKTISFPSNPIILSTSGVIGSDSNTTFNIIGRNLSKVKKIKAIYQQNEYYFPIISITSQKITTSNNASLPQMQLSLVYDNGADVDITSESINVVSELMLTPKQPYVPIITPTPSPTPSPTQPPTQPPTNPPQKCLGTPECGGILQGSCKSGGCICILPWTGNDCSSKIIEVEPKVDENEPSSSIIIDNNNNNNNNKTTSSYSGSIAIVSVREINSASNAIINEFQFKEWNKTILSDDDISTKHSYSTSFKRNSSLLNPTNITTILEIFKKETPISFANQNFTMLKSSIKYTITLDSYDFSTKISNLQVIMSASIQSSQTDDICSKKEFGDSISDYSNYVKIQVDTYSLYGKFIKRGIIDSEIINIQNDLLDESMNTISKSNSQQSFIGITIPMFTNTVLLDPDFSVLLDTRNNGDENSICSKSKDSGLSKTQLIGIIIGSVVFGILIIIIGILFASRNSTKAKILVHKLKTFKKS; encoded by the exons atgaaaaaaataaattatcttttatttatttttttaatattatttaaattttgtgaAATTGAATGTACAACAAATTATGAATTTTTAACAcccaataataatcaatatctATATCCATCATCAAGCGAAAATACTCAATGCGAAACAAAtgtaatatatattttagtAAATACAGATGATGCTCCAATGGGACAAACTACTTTAGAAGGTCAGAGTTCACCTCCCGGACTTTTTACTTGTGaaagaaattatatttttaatgatacaTCTGcagttttttcaataaaatccaaaaaaattGATGTGGGTAATCTTGGAattccattttatttaacCAAAAATGGCATACTTCCCTTTTCTTTTATAACTGATATTACATTTAATTGTACTT tacCAAATATTGAAAGTTTAACATTTATACAATCAGAATTAAAATAtgtaaattcaaaatttgaatcattatttcaaattaCAGGATTTGGTGAAATTTTTACACAAgtcaaaaatataaaagtcAAATTTGGAAATGATATTCCAACAACTTTCACAAAATTATCACAATCAccttattatttattaacgATTGAATATCCAGATATTTCAAAGAATATAATATCAGATTGGGTAGTTTCagtttattttcaaaataatgttaaaaatataatattaactACAAATTTTGTTCAAGGCTCAGCTgggttatttaatttaaatgtatCTCCAAAATCAAGTTCAAAATTTGCAATTTACACAAACCCATCtatgaaatattttttattatctcaACCAGTATCAGCATTTTATTTCTTGTATGCTTTTTCAGGTAATAAGCTTCAACCTCAACCAATATGCTCGCATggtacaatttcaaattcaacatgTTTTATGAATTTTAGAAATGATATTTTACTTTTCAATTCACCAAAAACTCAACCTAATAGTACATCTTATGGTTTATTTATACCAAATGGTAATAGTTATACTTCATTCTCTCAAGGTAgttataaatcaaatgaattattattaattggttcaaGTGACTATGACgatttaagtttttttaattataatactttctctattcattttaattcaaattattcatCCATTTCAAATTGTCCTTCAATtatctatttaaaaatttctgatggtttatatattataaaagaatttgaatttccaTATGGTTATAGTTGGggtgattataataatacttcTTATAGAATCTCTCTCCCATCAACtccttttttttcaattaattttaattttactttaGAAACTATCAATCAATTACATAGtttaaatcaacaaatttttt caAATGATATATACCCaccaaaaattttaaattataatatagaATTTTTACTTGGCACAACAGTTGGAATATCATTAACAACTACagattattataattcaaCAGAACAATCAACAGGTATTAGAatgatttatatttgtaaaaaagtttttagtttagaatctttaatttcaaaagaaaataatattgaaaaatggTTTTTAGTTCATGATACTTTAGATTGTCCATTTTATTCATCagatttttcaatatctgTTATTGATTTTGCaggaaattcaaaaaaaattaaatttggtgattatattgaatcaaatttaacttcaaatattttattcgTTTATCCTCTTGATATTTTTTGGTcag tttatgaTGAAATGAAtgtatcatttaaatattcaaatttaaatgttacaaatcaatcatttataaataagattattattaatataccaaaactaaataattttggaaATATTATTGGACTtccatttgaaattaaatatacaGATTATAGAATTGAAAAAGGTATTGCATCatataattcaaaatcaaaattatttgaaggtttattttttgtacctgcaaatttaaaaactggTCAAGTTTATTATGAATTGAAATTACCAACTTCAACTATtggtttattatataaaagtGGTGCtaatggtaattttaatGTTACATCAAATG catttGATTCATTTGGACCAactataaaatcaattattaaatatccaaatgaatcaaatttaattaatagtaatagttcaacattaattggatttaaaattttagttgAAGAACAATTAAACGGAATTGATGATGGTTATGTAATTATTAGAggatcaattgataaatcaatttataatttttcattatcaatttcaaatgctGTTATTGGAGGTACACCATTATTAAGTGAatatgaattatttattgattttaatagttCAATATGTATAAGTCAAAATTATACAATATCAGAGATTTATTTAAGAGATACTCAAGGTTGGTCCACTAGTTTTATTACAACACCAAATCAACCGCCACAATTCCAAGCTTTACATCCATTTATTCAAATGAATAGTTGGCCTGAAAAAATGTTAGAAATACAAGTACTTTGTCAAACTATACCAATCGTTTATGAAAAACAAAGTTTACTTGGCTTTAATATCACACCAAAAACTATCAATATTTTTGGATTACCATCTGAAAGAACTGTGACCTatgattttataattgaaGATTCCAATGGTATTAAAAAAGGACAAGATGTTTATATTTATGTTACTACAACTGAATTAGATgtaattagaaaaaaagcTACAATCATCAAGATTTCAAATACATTCCATCATTTCCAATGTAATTTCACGTTTCCATGGGGTTTTGgtggttttaataataactatagTAGTTCAATTTATGgtttcattaataataatggtaaatttAATGGTTTTTCTCAAAAAGATATTGGTGCCACCTTTACAGATTATGTTACTACTGGTAAAACAATTAGTTTCCCAAGTAATCCTATAATTTTAAGTACATCTGGTGTTATTGGTTCTGATAGTAATACTACATTTAATATCATTGGTAGAAACTTatcaaaagttaaaaaaattaaagcaATCTACCAACAAAATGAATATTACTTtccaataatttcaataacaagtcaaaaaataacaacatcAAATAATGCATCGTTACCTCAAATGCAATTATCACTAGTATATGATAATGGTGCTGATGTTGATATTACCTCTGAATCTATTAATGTAGTTAGTGAACTAATGTTAACACCAAAACAACCATATGTACCAATAATAACACCAACTCCTTCACCAACTCCTTCACCAACTCAACCACCAACTCAACCACCAACAAATCCTCCTCAAAAATGTTTAGGTACTCCAGAATGTGGTGGTATATTACAAGGATCATGTAAATCTGGtggttgtatttgtattttaccATGGACTGGTAATGATTGTTCatctaaaattattgaagTTGAACCAAAAGTTGATGAGAATGAACCTTCttcatcaattattattgataataataataataataataataataaaacaacatCAAGTTATTCAGGTTCAATTGCAATAGTTTCAGTTAGAGAAATTAATTCAGCTAGTAATGcaattattaatgaatttcaatttaaagaatggaataaaactatattaagtgatgatgatatttcAACTAAACATTCCTATTCTACGtcatttaaaagaaattcatctttattaaatCCAACTAATATTACCACAATTTTagaaatctttaaaaaagaaacaccaatttcatttgcaaatcaaaattttacaatgttaaaatcttcaattaaatatacaaTCACTTTAGATTCTTATGATTTTTCAACTAAGATTTCAAATCTTCAAGTGATAATGTCAGCATCGATTCAATCATCTCAAACTGATGATATTTGTTCAAAGAAAGAATTCGGTGATTCAATTTCAGATTATTCAAATTATGTTAAAATTCAAGTTGATACTTATTCACTTTATGGTAAATTTATAAAGAGAGGTATTATAGATtctgaaattattaatattcaaaatgatttattagatGAATCAATGaatacaatttcaaaatcaaattctcAACAATCTTTTATTGGTATAACAATTCCAATGTTTACTAATACTGTACTTTTAGATCCTg atttttcagttttattAGATACTAgaaataatggtgatgagAATTCAATTTGTTCTAAATCAAAAGATTCAGGTTTATCAAAAACTCAAttaattggtattattattggttcgGTTGTATTTGgtattcttattattattattggtatattATTCGCTTCCAGAAATTCAACAAAAGCAAAAATTTTAGttcataaattaaaaacttttaaaaaatcataa
- the plbF gene encoding phospholipase B-like protein, whose protein sequence is MKIINSFVFIFVLLFVFNTNAIKLSEDEKYSIEEKPEWYSIDSNFAVSPGKISDALGWGYYKNEILKDGWGKLYVEMNKFMTPENSSIYYEATGYLEGYLTWSTTWNYSQAYFQNYMNGTNESDIPTPLVEFLKINYDWMTSTFSNRDESVYDTQVSNVIYQFEGFARGYQQAADSDKQLTTLQLLLLQYAGDLEDVAGYLEYEMAQNKTEYINRVKSLKEIETLFAVKGRCSGLVRITPDYGELFISHTTWGSYFTAGYRIFKRIIIPDPTVPGNEILFASYAGVLTSDDDFFMIPSTEMVIIETTNDILNTSLYQYVTPNSLLYFVRSIIANRLSNTAQEWTNNFIQYNSGTYSNQWMIVDYKLFTPYQPLQPNTFWIIEQLPGGFMSADMTEVLALGNWPSFNRPFFPEIYDAMGYSYYEKLYGDIISYDLNPRSKMFRRDVPNVMSLDGMQQIMTQNNYKSDPFSGGFPGNAIAARYDLGGGPAEPLSWSFIGLHGAIDSKITSYSLLQQNQAIAINGMTVTPDCPPFTWNSNWSTVSAHYGSPETFDFDWISITITDK, encoded by the exons atgaaaataattaattcatttgtatttatatttgtattattatttgtatttaataCAAATGCAATTAAATTAAGTGAAGATGAAAAGTATTCTATTGAAGAAAAACCAGAATGGTATTCAATCGATTCAAATTTTGCAGTTTCACCTGGTAAAATTTCAGATGCTTTAGGTTGg ggatattataaaaatgaaattttaaaagatggtTGGGGTAAATTATATGttgaaatgaataaatttatGACACCAGAAAATTCATCAATTTATTATGAAGCAACAGGTTATTTAGAAGGTTATTTAACATGGTCAACCACATGGAATTATAGTCAAGCTTATTTCCAAAATTATATGAATGGAACCAATGAGAGTGATATTCCAACACCATtagttgaatttttaaaaatcaattatgaTTGGATGACAAGTACATTCTCAAATAGAGATGAAAGTGTATATGATACACAAGTTTCAAatgtaatttatcaatttgaaGGTTTTGCAAGAGGTTATCAACAAGCAGCAGACTCTGATAAACAATTAACAACccttcaattattattacttcaATATGCTGGTGATCTTGAAGATGTTGCAGGTTATTTGGAATATGAAATGGCACAAAATAAAACCGAATATATCAACAGAGTTAAATCATTGAAAGAGATTGAAACTTTGTTTGCAGTAAAAGGTAGATGCTCAGGTTTAGTTCGTATAACACCAGACTATGGTGAATTATTCATCTCTCATACTACATGGGGTTCTTACTTTACTGCAGGTTATAGAATTTTCAAACGTATAATCATTCCAGATCCAACTGTACCAGGTAATGAAATCTTATTCGCATCATATGCTGGTGTTTTAACATCTGATGATGACTTTTTCATGATACCTTCAACTGAAATGGTTATCATTGAAACTacaaatgatattttaaatacttCTCTCTATCAATATGTAACtccaaattctttattatattttgtaCGTTCAATAATTGCAAATCGTCTTTCAAATACTGCTCAAGAATggacaaataattttattcaatATAATTCTGGTACTTATTCAAATCAATGGATGATTG ttgattataaattatttacaccATATCAACCATTACAACCAAATACATTTTGGATTATTGAACAATTACCAGGTGGTTTTATGTCGGCTGATATGACAGAGGTATTGGCATTAGGTAATTGGCCATCATTTAATAGACCATTTTTCCCAGAGATTTATGATGCAATGGGTTATAGTTATTATGAGAAATTGTATGGTGATATAATTTCATACGATTTAAATCCACGTTCAAAAATGTTTAGACGTGATGTTCCAAATGTAATGTCATTGGATGGTATGCAACAAATTATGACTCAAAACAACTATAAATCGGATCCATTCTCTGGTGGTTTCCCTGGTAATGCAATTGCTGCTCGTTATGATCTTGGTGGTGGTCCTGCTGAACCATTAAGTTGGAGTTTTATTGGTTTACATGGTGCTATCGATTCAAAGATTACCTCTTACTCTTTACTTCAACAAAATCAAGCTATCGCTATCAATGGTATGACTGTAACTCCAGATTGTCCACCTTTCACTTGGAATTCAAATTGGAGTACTGTTTCTGCTCATTATGGTTCACCCGAAACTTTTGATTTCGATTGGATatctattactattactgataaataa